A region of the Variovorax sp. 54 genome:
AAAGCGCTCCGGCCCCTCGCTGCCTTGGAGGCGGTCGAAGTGCTCACGCACGCTGTCGCTGATGCCGAAGAACTCGACGCCATGACGCGCCTTCTCCAGCAATGGCGCGGCTTCCTGGAGTTCGTTGAACACCTCCATGCCCTTGCGCAGCGGCGCGTCCGAGAACTGAAGCGCCATGCTGCGTAGTTCCACGCCCTCGGACGGGAGGTTGTGCGAGACCCAGTTGTGCGGCAACCGCGGGCCGGTGAGCACCAGGTGGCCGGGCTCGAAGCGCCCGACGTGGTCGCCGACGAAGGCCCAGCCTCGGGTGTCCGCGATCAGGTGCAGTTCGTATTCGTCGTGGCAGTGCCAGCGCTCCAGCGGCGACGGGCTGCCGTGCTGCAAGCAGTGCAGGAAGCCGCGCTGGCCCGAAGGTGCAGGGCCGCTTTGCGATGCACGCATGAAGCTGTGCTCGATTTCCGGTGCGGGGTTGCGGCGCACGCCCTGCGGCATTGCGTTTCTCATTGCAAACGCGGTGCCGCAGCACGCCGTGCAGTCTTCGTCTCCAGTCCAGGCATCGGACGCTCCTCCTTCGCATGTCTTGTGTCGGGCGGCAGGTCCTCGGCATCGCGGGGCGAGCAGGGGACCTTCAAGACGCTATTGGGGCGGAGCTTCGTAAATAAAAAGTAAACAATTAAAAGAGATGACGAAACACTCGCAATGCAAACAAATGTGGGCGCGCGCGTGCGGGCCCACGTCGCGGCAGGCGGCGGCTCGAGTGGCTCTGGCAGTGGCTCAGGCGGAGAGAGCGGCGGGGGACGGCGAGTCGGCGCTGTGTGACGCCAGTGCCTGTGCAATGGCCTGCATCAGCTCGCCGTTGAGGAACGGCTTGCGCAGGATGCGCGTGTTCGGCGGCACCGCGTAGCGGCGCGCGAGCAGGTCGGAAGGGAGGCCCGAGATCAGCACCACGGGGATGCGGGGATGAAGGCGATGCACGTCGCGCATCAGCTGCAGGCCGTCGCCGCCCGGCCCCAAGCTGACATCGGACAGCACCAGGTCGAAGGCCTGGGCCTGGAGCGCCGCAGCCGCGTCCGTCGAGGACGCCACCGCCTGCACGCGCGCACCGCGCTCCTTCAGAAATTCGAAGGTGGCGTCGCGCACATCGGCGTCGTCGTCCACCAGCAGCACGCGCATCTGTGCGAGCGACAACGCGGACTGCGGCGGCGCGCACGCAGGCGCGGAATGCGGCGGGGCTTCGGGCAGCGCCAGCGTGAAGCTCGTGCCCTGGCCGACCACGCTCTGCACCCGGATGTCGCCGCCGGATTGCTTGACGAAGCCGTAGACGATGCTCAGGCCGAGTCCGCTGCCCTCATTCCCCTTGGTCGAGAAGAACGGCTCGAAGATGCGTTCCAGCATGTGGGGCGGCATGCCGCTGCCCGTGTCGCTGATGCGGATTTCCACCGTCGCGCGCTCGGGACCGTTGGCCGCCTCCCCCGGCACTGCAGGGCGCAGTGCGCTGTGCAGGGTGAGCACGCCGCCCCGGGGCATGGCGGCACCTCCGTTCAGTGCGAGGTTGAGGATCGCGTTCTCGAGTTGCCCGCCGTCGAGCAGCACATAGGCCCCGTGGGCCTGCAGGTCGAGCTCGACGCGGATGTCCTGCCCCAGCGAGTACGAAATCAGGTCTTGCAGCCCGGTGAGCATCTGGTCGACATCGAGCACTTCGACGCGCAGCGTCTGCCGGCGGGCGAAGGCCAGCAGGCGCGTCGTGAGCACGGCGCCGCGCTCCGAGGCCCGGAACGCGCGGTCCACGATGCGGCGCATGTCGGGCGACAGGTCGTCGCGCGCTTGCAGCAGCTGCAGGTTGCTGAAGACCGCCGCGAGCAGGTTGTTGAAATCGTGCGCAACACCGCCCGTGAGCTGGCCCAGCACTTCCATCTTCTGGGTCTGCCGCACCTGCCGCTCGAGCGCGCGGCTCTCGCTCTGGTCGCTGTACAGCGTGACGAAACCGCCGGTCGGCATGGCGTGGTTGCGCACGGCCAGCACCTGGCCGTTGTCGAGCAGACAGTCTTCGCGCCGCCGCTGCGCATCGGGCGGCCCCAGCAGGTCGACGGCGGGGCGGCCGTCGGCCAGCGGTGGAAGGGCGCCGCGCAGCGCGTCGAGTGTCGCGCCGGTATGCACCGCCTGCGAGGGAAGGCGCAGCAGGGTGGCAAAGCGCGGGTTCCAGGCCACGAGCCGGCCTTCGGCGTCGAACGCGCCCAGGCCGTCGTCGATGCTGTCGAGCACCGTGCGCAGCAGCCGCCGCTGTTCGGAGATGTCAGCGCCCATCCGGCGCATCGACAGTGTGTTCTCGCGGAACACGTTGAACGCGCCGATGAGCGCACCGACCTCGTCATCGCGCTTCGAAACATCGGGCTGCGGGCTCGCGTTGCCGTGCGACAGCTCGGTGATGGCGGAGGTGATGCGCGTCAGGTCGCCCAGCGAATCCCGCAGGCTCCAGAACCCGAGCAGCAGCGCGGCGGCTGCCACCAGCAACGCGAGGGTGACCGCGATCAGTCCGGAGCGGACGATCAGGCCGACCGAATGCTCGCGCGACGACACCTCGGCGCTGAGCATCGTCACATGGCGGTCGACCGAGCGCGTGAGTTCTTCCGACAGCATGCGCGTCGAGGTGAGCAGCAGGGTCTTGCGGTCGCGCAGCGCGAGGTGCTGCCTGCGCAGCGCGAAGATGCTGTCGGCCAGCTCGGCGATCTGTGCGCGGATCGTCCGGTCGATGCGCAAGGCGCTGCCGGATCGCGTGTACGCAAGGTACACGCGCTCGGCCTCGTCCAGGTCGAGCGTGTTGTGGGCGTACAGGGCAACACGCAGCAACTGCAGCGCGTGGTCCGCCGCGTGCCTCGGGCGCTCGGGCATGTCGGCGATGCGCTGCTCCAGCTGGCTCAGCGCATGAATGCGCCCGCGGCCTTCTTCGCGCAGCGCGAGGTCCAGGCGCTTGTATGCGATCAGATCGTCCAGCACCCCCTGCATCGCGTTCAGCACCTTCGGCACGCCGGTGGCCGCTCCGCTGGCCGGAGGCAGCTGCGCGGCGAGGGCGCGCGCTTCGTCTTGTCGTTTCAGCAGTTCGGCCTTCTCCTGGTCGAGCCGTGCCGAGATCGAGACTTCCGCCACGTAGGGCGCGGCCGCCGCAAGGTGCGTGACGCGCTCCGACAGCGCGAGCGACTTCGCCACTGAAGGCAGGATGCGTTCGTCGAAGCCCTGGATCGCGGCCTTGGCGTTGAACAGCGCCACCATGGCCACGGCGGCCAGCACGATCAGTGCGATCGACAGCACACCGAGTGCGAAGGCCCACCGGCTGCGCAGCGTGCACGACCGAAGCCCCCGGGCCGTAGGGAAGGACCGAAGAAGTCTGTGCATGAATTCGGCCTGAACCGCCGCCTCAGCAGCGGACCACGTTCGCGGCAAAGCGATAACCCGCGCCGCGTTCCGTGCAGATGAAACGCGGGTTGTCCGGGTCGTCTTCGATCTTGCGGCGCAGCCGCGACACCAGTACGTCGATCGTGCGGCTCACGGCATCCGACTGGGCGCTGCGTGTCTTGAGCAGCAGCTGCTCGCGGTCGATGACCCGGTTGGCGTGCAGCACGAAGACCTCGAGCAGGGCGAACTCGCCATGGGTCAGGTCGCAGGGCGAGCCGTCGCTGTGCAGCAGCTCGCGGGCGGTGATGTTGAGGGTCCAGTCGCCGAACAGGTAGCGTTCGTGGCTCAGTCGGTCGGCGCGCAGCGAGCGCGGCATGCCGGTGCCGGCCGAGCGGCGCAGCAGCGCACGGATGCGCGCGATGAGCTCGCGGTTGTCGAAGGGCTTGGCGATGAAGTCGTCGACGGCGGTTTCGAGGCCCAGCACGCGATCGGCGGCCGTGCCCTGGCCAGTGAGGATGATGATCGGAATGCGCGAATGCGTGCGCAGCTGGCGCGCGAGCTCGATGCCGTCTTCCTTCTTCAGGCGCAGGTCGATGATCACGAGCGAGAACGCGCGTTGGTCGAGGCGCGCCGCCATGGCCAGCCCGTCCGGCACGGCCTGCGCACGAAAGCCCGATGACTCGAGCAGTTCGACCAGCGTTTCGCAGACCTCGGGGTCGTCGTCGACCACGAGGATTTCGGGTTTCACTACATCAAGCATGGGGATTCCAAAGGGCTGAGCGTTGCGCCCGGCCATTCAGAATTTTTACAGACGTATGCACACCAATTGATACTAAATGGTGATATGCGACGTTTGTTCACGCTATTTTGAGACTTAATTCCATCGCCGATTCACACTTTCTTCGGCGAAGGCTCCGCTCGCGCCGCTGTCAGGGCGCTGGCGGCTCGACCGGCAACGCCCGCTTGTGGGCGCTCTTGCGGTGCGTCGACAGGATCACCGCGCGCGCCGCCGCAGACACGGGCTTGCCTTCCAGGAAGTCGTCGATCTGTTCGTAGCTCACGCCGAAGGCGTCTTCGTCGGGCTTGCCCGGCACCAGCGATTCGAGGTCGGCGGTGGGCACCTTGTAGACCAGCGCATCGGGCGCGCCGAGCAGCTGCGCCACCGCGCGCACGCGGCGCTTGTTGAGGCCGGTGAGCGGCGTCACGTCGGCCGCACCGTCGCCGAACTTGGTGAAGAAGCCCATCAGCGCTTCGGCCGCGTGGTCGGTGCCGATCACGAGGCCGTCGTGCGCGCCGGCCACCGCGAACTGCGCAATCATGCGCTGGCGCGCCTTGATGTTGCCGAGCACGAAGTCTTCGTGCTCCGCGTCGCGAAAGACCTGACCACCGGCGTGCAGCGCGGCCAGCATGGCATCGGCGGTGGGGCGGATGTCCACCGTCAGCAGGCGGTCGGGGCGGATCACCGCCAGTCCCGCCTGCGCCTCGGCCTCGTCGCGCTGCACGCCGTAGGGCAGGCGCATCGCGATGAAGGTGGCGTCGCGGCCTTCGGCGCGCAGCTTCTCGACCGCGCGCTGCGCGAGGCAGCCGGCGGTCAGCGAATCGACACCGCCGCTGATGCCCAGCACCAGCGTCTTCAGGCCGGTGCTGCGCAGGTAGTCCGCAAGGAAGTCGGTGCGCCGCGCGAGTTCGGCGGCGGCATCGAAGGCGGGCGCCACGTGCAGGGCCGCGATGATCTCGCGCTGCGTGGCATCGACGGGGGAGAGGTCTGCACTCATCGGTAGGGCCTGGATGTGAGGAAGATCAGAAATCGACAAGGCTGAGACCGATGCTCAGCACGGTGCGCTTGCGGTTGTAGTCCACCAGCGTGTCGCCGTAGCCGTGGAACAGCTGCGTGTGGAAGCGCAGGTTGCTCTTGGTCGGGTCGCCGATGGCCTTCAGCCATTCGAGGCGCACCGAGCCGCGGCCGCTGTCGCGCAGGTTGTTGCGCACCGTGAGGCCCAGCTGGTTGTCGCGGTTGAGGTTCCAGCGGCCCGTGACTTCGGCGCGGCCGATGTAGTCGGCGATGTCGGGGTTGTCGTCCTTCGCGGCGCTTTCCGACATGCGCTTCCAGATGCGGCCGGTGATGGTGAAGCGATCGTCGAGCTCGGCGCCACCCATCAGGTACACGCGGTTCCAGCTGCGCGACAGCGGCAGGCTCTGGCCGTTCGACTGGTGCACGATGCCCACGCCCGCATAGCGCCAGCGCCAGCCGCCGGGCAGCTTGAAGTCGGTCGGGTAGACATACATCAGCTCGGGTTCGTGGTCGGTGGTGCGGAAGGGCCGCGAGATGGCGCCGTTGAACAGCTGCCAGGTCGACTGCTGCGAGTACGCGAACCACAGCGAGTCTTTCTTGACCGGGTCGTTCTGCGTGAGCATGCCCTGCGCGAGCTTGGTGCGCACCGACAGGCCGATGCGCATCTCGTTCGCCTGGTAGGCCACGGGCTCGGCCGTGTGGCTGGCCGACGGCGAGGTCGGTGGCTGGGGCTTGTCGGTGGCGGCCGAGGCCGACACCGTGAGCGGGCGGTAGCCGCGGAAGCCGAAGGTGCCGCAGTCGGTGGCGTTCTCGAGTTCCCAGAAGCGCGACAGCGTGGAGTACTGCCGGTCGCGGCAGCCTTCGGTGGTGGCGACCGACACCACGCGCGTGGCCGGAATCGTGCCGTCCACCGGCGGCTGCGTGCTCGCGAGCACGGGCGGCGCGACGGGCACCGACACCGAGGGCAGCGTCTGCTGCTGCGACCAGCGGTCGTAGCAGGCCAGCCGTGCCTCGTTGTTCGCGCCGAGCGCGGCGCACTGCTGCCAGGTGAGCTGCGCATCGGCCAGCGGACTGGCGGGCTTGTCGACGGCCTGTGCTTGCGCGGCAGATGCAGCGCCGAGGCACGCGGCCACGGCCGCGACGGTGCGCAGATTGAACAAAGAGGCGGGGTGTCGTCGTTTCGTCTTCATGGCTTTCCTTCCTGTGCGACGGTCTTGCGCAGCACGAACGGGTGCGTGCGCTCGGTCGCGGCATCGCGCCACGTGCCGCGGAACTCGCGGCCGCAGGCGCCGGGTTGCAGCGTGCCCGACCAGACGCCGCTGATGGCGCGGCCGTCCAGCGATTCGTCGATGGACAGCGCGCCCTCGTCGTCGACGTCGCCCGCGAGCTGCGCGACGGTCGTCTCGGTTGAAGCGTCGGCGCGGCGCGTGATGGTGCCGCGCACGCCGGCGTACTCGGGGTGCTTGCCCAGCTGCACGACGGCCGCGCCGGGCAGGTCGTCGAAGCGGGCTTCCCACTGGCCGTACAGCGCCTGCAGCGGCAGCTCGCGTGCATCGGCGGGGCAGTTGGGGTCGCGGGGTGCGGCGCAACCGGCCGCGAGTGCGGCGGCGAGCAGCGCGGCCGCGATCGTTGCCGTCCTCGACATCATCCTCATGGCGTGGCCGCGGCCTTGGCCGCGCTGTCCAGCGCCTTGCGTGCGAACTCGGCGCGCAGCGCCTTCAGTTTCTCGCGCGGGTCTTCCTTGGTCGTGGCCTTGTCCAGGCCCATCTCGGCGATGAAGCGGCTCGGCATGCAGGGCACCATCTCGCGGCCCTGCTTGCGCTTCTTGGTCCAGCTCACGGCCAGGCTGCGCTGGGCGCGGGTGATGCCCACGTACATCAGGCGGCGTTCTTCCTGCAGGCGCTGCGTGGTCTCGTCGCTCACCACTTTCTGGCGGCCGTTGTCGTCGTCGAGCTTGAAGGGCAGCAGGCCCTCGGTCACGCCGATGAGCATCACGTGCGGCCATTCGAGGCCCTTCGATGCATGCAGCGTCGAGAGCGTGACCACGTTCTGGTCTTGTTCGCGCTCGCTGATGGTCGACAGCAGCGAGATGGTCTGCGCCACCTCGAGCAGGCTCTTGTGCTCGTTCGGGTTCGTGTCGTCCGCGCCCGAGGCGTCGTCGAGCGAACCGCCGGCGCGTTGCGACATCCAGTCGACGAACTCCAGCACGTTGGTCCAGCGCGTGGCGGCCGCGGCCTCGCTGTCTTCGCCTTCGTAGAGATGGCGCTCGTAGTCGATCTCCTTGAGCCATTCGAGCATGAAGGCCCGCGAGGCTTCGGCGCCCATGGTGCGGCGCGCGCGGTACTCCAGGTCGTTGATGTAGCGACCGAACTCGTGCACGCCGTCAAGCGTGCGCTTGGGAATCACGCTCGGCAGCGACGGGCTGAACAGCGCCGCGAACAGGCTCAGCTTGTACTGGCTCGCGAAGCTGCCCAGGCTGGCCAGCGTGGTGTGGCCGATGCCGCGCTTGGGCGTGGTGATGGCGCGCAGGAACGCCGGGTCGTCGTCGTTGTTGACCCACAGGCGGAACCAGCCGCACAGGTCCTTGATTTCGGCGCGGTCGAAGAAGCTCTGGCCGCCCGACACCTTGTACGGAATCTGCGCCTTGCGCAGCGCCTGTTCGAAGATGCGCGCCTGGTGGTTGGCGCGGTACAGGATCGCGAAGTCGCGGAACTCCTTGTACTGCTTGCCCTGCGAAATGGTGTCGCCCGCGCGCAGGCTGATGATGCGCGCCACCGTGCGCTCGGCCTCGTGCAGTTCGGTGTCGGCATCGACGATGCGCACCGGCTCGCCTTCGCCCAGTTCCGAGAACAGCGTCTTCGGAAACAGCTTGGGGTTGGGGCCGATCACGTTGTTGGCCGCGCGAAGAATGGCGCTGGTGGAGCGGTAGTTCTGCTCCAGCTTGATGACCTTGAGCGTCGGGTAGTCGACCGGCAGCTTCTTCAGGTTGTCCAGCGTGGCGCCGCGCCAGCCGTAGATCGACTGGTCGTCGTCGCCCACCGCCGTGAACTGGCCGCGCTCGCCGGCGAGCGCCTTGAGCACTTCGTACTGCGTGGCGTTGGTGTCCTGGTATTCGTCGACGAGGATGTGGCCCAGCGCGGCCTGCCACTTGGCGCGCACCTCGGGGAACTCGTACAGCAGTTTCAGCGGCATGCCGATGAGGTCGTCGAAGTCCACGCTCTGGTAGGCCTGCAGCCGCTCTTCGTACTGGACCATGATCTCGGCCGTGATGCGCTCGTTGTCGTCCACCGCGGCGGCCGCGGCCTGCGCAGCGTTCAGGCCCATGTTCTTCCACTTGCTGATCGTCCACTGCCAGATGCGGGCGGTGGCGATGTCGACGGTGCCGCCGCAGTCTTTCAATATCTTGGTGACGTCGTCGCTGTCCAGGATGCTGAAGGCTTTCTTCAGGCCCAGCACGTGGCCGTCCTCCCGCATCATGCGCACGCCCAGCGCGTGGAAGGTGCACACCACCACCTTGCGCGCGTCGCGCCCGATCAGGTCCTTGGCGCGCTCGCGCATTTCGGCGGCCGCCTTGTTCGTGAAGGTGATGGCCGCAATGCGCTCGGGCTT
Encoded here:
- a CDS encoding ATP-binding protein, with the protein product MHRLLRSFPTARGLRSCTLRSRWAFALGVLSIALIVLAAVAMVALFNAKAAIQGFDERILPSVAKSLALSERVTHLAAAAPYVAEVSISARLDQEKAELLKRQDEARALAAQLPPASGAATGVPKVLNAMQGVLDDLIAYKRLDLALREEGRGRIHALSQLEQRIADMPERPRHAADHALQLLRVALYAHNTLDLDEAERVYLAYTRSGSALRIDRTIRAQIAELADSIFALRRQHLALRDRKTLLLTSTRMLSEELTRSVDRHVTMLSAEVSSREHSVGLIVRSGLIAVTLALLVAAAALLLGFWSLRDSLGDLTRITSAITELSHGNASPQPDVSKRDDEVGALIGAFNVFRENTLSMRRMGADISEQRRLLRTVLDSIDDGLGAFDAEGRLVAWNPRFATLLRLPSQAVHTGATLDALRGALPPLADGRPAVDLLGPPDAQRRREDCLLDNGQVLAVRNHAMPTGGFVTLYSDQSESRALERQVRQTQKMEVLGQLTGGVAHDFNNLLAAVFSNLQLLQARDDLSPDMRRIVDRAFRASERGAVLTTRLLAFARRQTLRVEVLDVDQMLTGLQDLISYSLGQDIRVELDLQAHGAYVLLDGGQLENAILNLALNGGAAMPRGGVLTLHSALRPAVPGEAANGPERATVEIRISDTGSGMPPHMLERIFEPFFSTKGNEGSGLGLSIVYGFVKQSGGDIRVQSVVGQGTSFTLALPEAPPHSAPACAPPQSALSLAQMRVLLVDDDADVRDATFEFLKERGARVQAVASSTDAAAALQAQAFDLVLSDVSLGPGGDGLQLMRDVHRLHPRIPVVLISGLPSDLLARRYAVPPNTRILRKPFLNGELMQAIAQALASHSADSPSPAALSA
- a CDS encoding response regulator, encoding MLDVVKPEILVVDDDPEVCETLVELLESSGFRAQAVPDGLAMAARLDQRAFSLVIIDLRLKKEDGIELARQLRTHSRIPIIILTGQGTAADRVLGLETAVDDFIAKPFDNRELIARIRALLRRSAGTGMPRSLRADRLSHERYLFGDWTLNITARELLHSDGSPCDLTHGEFALLEVFVLHANRVIDREQLLLKTRSAQSDAVSRTIDVLVSRLRRKIEDDPDNPRFICTERGAGYRFAANVVRC
- the nadE gene encoding ammonia-dependent NAD(+) synthetase; amino-acid sequence: MSADLSPVDATQREIIAALHVAPAFDAAAELARRTDFLADYLRSTGLKTLVLGISGGVDSLTAGCLAQRAVEKLRAEGRDATFIAMRLPYGVQRDEAEAQAGLAVIRPDRLLTVDIRPTADAMLAALHAGGQVFRDAEHEDFVLGNIKARQRMIAQFAVAGAHDGLVIGTDHAAEALMGFFTKFGDGAADVTPLTGLNKRRVRAVAQLLGAPDALVYKVPTADLESLVPGKPDEDAFGVSYEQIDDFLEGKPVSAAARAVILSTHRKSAHKRALPVEPPAP
- a CDS encoding phospholipase A, which encodes MKTKRRHPASLFNLRTVAAVAACLGAASAAQAQAVDKPASPLADAQLTWQQCAALGANNEARLACYDRWSQQQTLPSVSVPVAPPVLASTQPPVDGTIPATRVVSVATTEGCRDRQYSTLSRFWELENATDCGTFGFRGYRPLTVSASAATDKPQPPTSPSASHTAEPVAYQANEMRIGLSVRTKLAQGMLTQNDPVKKDSLWFAYSQQSTWQLFNGAISRPFRTTDHEPELMYVYPTDFKLPGGWRWRYAGVGIVHQSNGQSLPLSRSWNRVYLMGGAELDDRFTITGRIWKRMSESAAKDDNPDIADYIGRAEVTGRWNLNRDNQLGLTVRNNLRDSGRGSVRLEWLKAIGDPTKSNLRFHTQLFHGYGDTLVDYNRKRTVLSIGLSLVDF
- a CDS encoding ATP-dependent helicase, producing the protein MSHGLNLAQQEAVNYMHGPCLVLAGAGSGKTRVITHKIGRLIQSGLKPERIAAITFTNKAAAEMRERAKDLIGRDARKVVVCTFHALGVRMMREDGHVLGLKKAFSILDSDDVTKILKDCGGTVDIATARIWQWTISKWKNMGLNAAQAAAAAVDDNERITAEIMVQYEERLQAYQSVDFDDLIGMPLKLLYEFPEVRAKWQAALGHILVDEYQDTNATQYEVLKALAGERGQFTAVGDDDQSIYGWRGATLDNLKKLPVDYPTLKVIKLEQNYRSTSAILRAANNVIGPNPKLFPKTLFSELGEGEPVRIVDADTELHEAERTVARIISLRAGDTISQGKQYKEFRDFAILYRANHQARIFEQALRKAQIPYKVSGGQSFFDRAEIKDLCGWFRLWVNNDDDPAFLRAITTPKRGIGHTTLASLGSFASQYKLSLFAALFSPSLPSVIPKRTLDGVHEFGRYINDLEYRARRTMGAEASRAFMLEWLKEIDYERHLYEGEDSEAAAATRWTNVLEFVDWMSQRAGGSLDDASGADDTNPNEHKSLLEVAQTISLLSTISEREQDQNVVTLSTLHASKGLEWPHVMLIGVTEGLLPFKLDDDNGRQKVVSDETTQRLQEERRLMYVGITRAQRSLAVSWTKKRKQGREMVPCMPSRFIAEMGLDKATTKEDPREKLKALRAEFARKALDSAAKAAATP